One segment of Capnocytophaga sp. oral taxon 878 DNA contains the following:
- a CDS encoding rod shape-determining protein MreD, whose product MNHPLVKNTFLFVLLVLLQGLIFNNIAYWGYVNPMIYIVFLLVAPYRENKTPYLLLAFFLGLCIDIFSNTGGLHAACSVFIAYLRSPILHIVFGKNFEYQELDLFMYPFTKVLSYTTMMVVLHHLLFYFLEVFNFNHLLLTLVKIVGASVFTIIVCVLFIYLFSGKKK is encoded by the coding sequence ATGAATCACCCACTAGTAAAGAATACATTTTTGTTTGTGTTGTTGGTGCTCTTGCAGGGGCTTATCTTCAACAATATAGCTTATTGGGGTTATGTAAACCCGATGATCTATATTGTTTTTTTGTTGGTAGCACCTTATAGAGAGAATAAAACCCCTTACCTGCTATTGGCGTTCTTCTTAGGGCTTTGTATAGATATTTTTTCTAATACTGGTGGGTTGCACGCTGCGTGTAGTGTATTTATAGCTTATTTGCGATCGCCTATACTACATATTGTTTTTGGCAAGAATTTTGAGTATCAGGAATTAGATTTATTTATGTATCCTTTTACCAAAGTACTTAGCTATACCACAATGATGGTAGTGTTACACCACCTATTGTTCTACTTTTTGGAGGTATTTAACTTCAATCATTTGTTACTTACCTTAGTGAAAATTGTAGGGGCATCGGTGTTCACTATTATAGTGTGTGTGCTATTCATTTACTTGTTTAGCGGGAAAAAGAAATGA
- the mrdA gene encoding penicillin-binding protein 2: MRKYLLPSIIIITAVVILLRLFFLQIVFHDENTSGIDNIAIETVYDYPERGYIYDRNGELLVSNQPAYDVMVIPAEVKHLDTLELSSLLELSKEDFKQRLQKARDYSRKKPSVIVHQLSKDDYAVLQEKLRKFEGFYIQKRMLRSYLTHNAGNVLGYISEVNEWELKKNPYYLAGELIGRSGVEKQYEEFLRGKKGVQYFQKDKHNAAIERYKNGALDTLPIMGQPLQLTIDIGLQAYGELLMQKKHGGIVAIEPKTGELLALVSAPSFDPALLVGRDRSKNYTALYNDSIAKPLYDRTLLAEYPPGSPFKVVNALIGLQEGVITPQSVFGCGGGYRYGGHIMRCHCGRGSNDLLYGIALSCNAYFANTYKRAIDMKSTSAVGMDKWNAHVRSFGLGGFLGSDLPTGRAGKVPNTALYDKVYGANRWSGTTNISNAIGQGEILTTPIQLANVMAAIANKGYFYTPHIVKKIDNKQTPFEEYTVPKHTTIDSKHFDPVIKGMNMAYLAGTARRTQIDGINIAAKTGTAENFIRVNGKRMQLTDHSIFVAFAPVEDPKIAIAVFVENGYYGARVAGPIASLMIEKYLKGEVYRCDLEQQMLEKSLEHEYMKPYSGQKFYINQ; encoded by the coding sequence ATGAGAAAATACCTATTACCATCTATAATTATCATCACAGCGGTTGTAATACTGTTACGGTTGTTCTTTTTGCAGATAGTGTTTCACGATGAGAATACTTCGGGCATTGATAACATAGCTATTGAAACAGTATACGATTACCCTGAGCGCGGTTATATTTACGACCGCAACGGGGAGCTATTGGTATCCAACCAGCCGGCTTATGATGTGATGGTAATACCTGCTGAGGTAAAACATCTGGATACCCTTGAACTGAGTAGCCTACTGGAACTTAGCAAAGAAGATTTTAAACAACGACTACAAAAAGCCCGTGACTACTCACGCAAGAAACCTTCGGTAATAGTGCATCAGCTATCAAAAGATGATTATGCTGTGTTACAAGAAAAGCTGCGCAAGTTTGAAGGTTTTTACATACAGAAACGTATGTTACGCAGCTATCTTACTCATAATGCTGGCAACGTGCTGGGATACATAAGCGAGGTGAACGAATGGGAGCTGAAGAAAAACCCTTACTACCTTGCAGGGGAACTGATAGGACGCAGCGGAGTAGAGAAACAATACGAAGAATTTTTGCGGGGAAAGAAAGGGGTACAATACTTCCAAAAAGACAAGCACAATGCTGCTATTGAGCGGTATAAAAACGGTGCTTTAGATACCCTTCCTATTATGGGGCAGCCTTTGCAGCTAACAATAGATATAGGTTTGCAGGCTTATGGCGAACTGCTGATGCAGAAAAAGCACGGTGGTATTGTGGCTATTGAACCTAAAACTGGTGAGTTACTTGCTTTGGTATCGGCACCTTCATTTGATCCTGCTTTATTAGTAGGGCGTGACCGCTCTAAGAACTATACTGCCCTTTACAATGACTCGATAGCTAAGCCTCTTTACGACCGGACTCTGCTAGCAGAATATCCTCCTGGATCACCTTTTAAAGTAGTAAATGCCCTTATTGGACTACAAGAAGGCGTAATTACCCCACAAAGTGTATTTGGGTGTGGTGGAGGTTATCGTTATGGTGGACATATTATGCGTTGCCACTGCGGACGAGGCTCTAATGACCTATTATATGGCATAGCATTATCATGTAATGCATATTTTGCTAATACCTATAAACGTGCTATTGATATGAAAAGCACCTCGGCAGTAGGCATGGACAAATGGAATGCGCACGTACGCAGTTTTGGGTTGGGAGGATTTCTGGGATCGGACTTACCTACAGGACGTGCTGGAAAAGTGCCTAACACTGCTTTGTACGACAAGGTATACGGAGCTAATAGATGGAGCGGTACTACTAATATTTCTAACGCTATTGGGCAAGGTGAGATACTTACTACCCCTATACAATTGGCTAATGTAATGGCTGCTATTGCCAATAAAGGCTATTTCTACACCCCTCATATTGTAAAAAAGATAGATAACAAACAAACCCCTTTTGAAGAATATACCGTACCTAAGCATACTACTATAGACTCTAAGCACTTTGACCCTGTAATTAAAGGGATGAATATGGCATACTTGGCAGGTACTGCACGTCGCACCCAAATAGATGGGATAAATATAGCTGCTAAGACCGGAACTGCTGAGAACTTCATCAGGGTAAATGGGAAGCGAATGCAACTTACAGACCACTCAATATTTGTAGCTTTTGCACCTGTGGAAGACCCCAAAATAGCAATTGCTGTATTTGTGGAGAATGGTTACTACGGTGCCCGTGTAGCTGGGCCCATAGCCTCGCTAATGATTGAAAAATACCTAAAAGGTGAAGTGTACCGCTGTGACCTTGAACAGCAGATGCTAGAAAAGAGTCTTGAACACGAATATATGAAGCCTTATTCGGGACAGAAGTTTTATATTAATCAGTAG
- a CDS encoding Maf-like protein: protein MKKIILASGSPRRQQFLKELDIPYEVVIKPVEETYPSHLQREQITDYLAELKATPFAGEIPPNCVLLTSDTLVWHECKALGKPKDAADAFAMLRSLSGKTHEVITSVCFTTNEAKETHHCVTKVTFRELNDKEITHYIEKYKPFDKAGAYGIQEWIGHIGVTAIEGSYNNVMGLPTHLISKFINS from the coding sequence ATGAAAAAAATTATATTAGCCTCGGGGTCACCGCGTAGGCAGCAATTTTTAAAAGAATTGGATATACCCTACGAAGTAGTGATTAAACCAGTAGAAGAGACCTATCCTTCCCATTTGCAGCGCGAGCAAATTACTGATTATTTGGCGGAGCTGAAAGCAACGCCTTTTGCAGGAGAAATACCTCCTAACTGCGTGCTGCTGACTTCAGATACCCTTGTGTGGCACGAGTGCAAAGCTCTTGGCAAGCCAAAAGATGCTGCCGATGCCTTTGCGATGTTACGTTCACTCTCTGGCAAGACGCACGAAGTGATTACCTCGGTATGTTTTACTACTAATGAAGCTAAAGAAACACATCATTGTGTTACTAAAGTAACTTTTAGAGAACTCAATGATAAGGAAATAACACACTACATTGAAAAATATAAGCCTTTTGACAAAGCAGGGGCTTATGGCATACAAGAATGGATAGGGCATATAGGGGTAACTGCTATTGAAGGATCTTATAATAATGTAATGGGACTGCCGACTCACTTAATTAGCAAATTCATAAATTCGTAA
- the mreC gene encoding rod shape-determining protein MreC, protein MNQIIQFFIRTRDFFVFLGLFIVAIGLVFRSNYYPQSVYINSANDVTGKLYAFGNYWSGYFHLRSENEHLAEENRQLHKQVLLLEQALKQVPLADSLAFVKADSVKYKVFKANVIKNSYRLNKNYLTIDKGTADGVKQDMGVVSPRGIVGIVENTSGRFATVQSVLNTQSALNVMVKRTGHFGSLRWDTKQVNVVQLLEVPNIVPIQNGDTIVTGGMSNIFPKGLPVGKIVHFEKSKLDNTFLIDVLLFADMASLDYVYIIEDTDRKAINELEKQNPK, encoded by the coding sequence ATGAATCAAATCATACAATTCTTTATACGGACGAGGGACTTTTTTGTGTTCTTGGGGCTGTTTATAGTGGCTATTGGTTTGGTTTTCAGAAGTAATTATTACCCTCAGAGTGTTTATATCAACTCGGCAAATGATGTAACTGGCAAGTTGTATGCTTTTGGCAACTACTGGTCGGGATACTTTCATTTGCGCAGTGAGAATGAGCATTTGGCGGAAGAGAATAGGCAGTTACACAAACAAGTGCTGCTATTGGAACAAGCCTTGAAACAAGTGCCATTGGCGGACTCGTTGGCCTTTGTGAAAGCTGATAGTGTGAAGTATAAGGTGTTCAAAGCTAATGTAATTAAAAATAGTTATAGGCTGAACAAGAATTATCTGACTATTGATAAAGGTACTGCCGATGGAGTGAAGCAGGATATGGGAGTTGTTTCGCCGCGAGGGATAGTAGGAATTGTAGAAAACACATCGGGACGCTTTGCAACAGTACAAAGCGTGCTGAACACCCAATCGGCACTGAACGTAATGGTAAAGCGCACGGGGCATTTTGGATCATTGCGCTGGGATACCAAACAAGTGAATGTAGTACAACTACTGGAAGTGCCTAATATAGTACCTATACAGAATGGCGATACAATAGTAACGGGAGGGATGTCCAACATCTTTCCGAAGGGTTTGCCTGTGGGCAAGATAGTGCATTTTGAGAAGAGCAAGCTAGATAATACTTTCTTGATAGATGTGCTTCTTTTTGCTGATATGGCGAGCCTTGATTACGTGTATATTATAGAGGATACCGACCGTAAGGCGATTAATGAATTAGAAAAACAGAACCCTAAATGA